A window of the Streptomyces sp. NBC_00454 genome harbors these coding sequences:
- a CDS encoding LacI family DNA-binding transcriptional regulator has protein sequence MRKGRELTQLPDVSRAPTMTDVARVAGVSHQTVSRVLSDHPNVSAKTRAAVTQVIEQLGYRRNSAARALATRRTHTLGVIAVNTTLHGPASTVAGVQEAARDRGYLTSAVTLRTATQTALAEAMQHLAGWGVEGIVAVTPQRAAVRALAALEAPCPVVTVEGGHTLDLPGVSLDQSLGARMITEHLLASGHATVWHVAGPPDWLESEARTQGWEDALRDAGAEVPPLLRGDWSPLSGYQAGQQLAGRFRSSQGRGAALTAVFVANDQMALGVLRALREAGLRTPEDVAVAGFDDIPEAEFFPPPLTTIRQDFASIGRASIGLLLDHIEGRTDESTHLVVAPELIVRASTARRVTPPGE, from the coding sequence ATGAGGAAAGGAAGAGAGTTGACCCAGCTCCCAGACGTCTCGCGAGCGCCCACCATGACGGACGTCGCACGTGTCGCCGGCGTGTCCCACCAGACCGTTTCGCGGGTGCTCAGCGACCACCCGAACGTCAGCGCCAAGACCCGGGCCGCCGTGACACAGGTCATCGAGCAGCTCGGGTACCGCCGCAACTCGGCAGCCCGGGCCCTGGCCACTCGCCGGACCCACACGCTGGGCGTCATCGCGGTGAACACCACACTGCACGGGCCCGCCAGCACCGTGGCGGGAGTCCAGGAGGCGGCTCGGGACCGCGGCTATCTGACGTCCGCCGTCACGCTTCGGACCGCCACGCAGACGGCCCTCGCCGAAGCCATGCAGCACCTCGCCGGGTGGGGCGTGGAGGGGATCGTGGCCGTCACTCCCCAACGCGCCGCGGTGCGGGCCCTGGCGGCACTGGAAGCACCGTGCCCGGTGGTCACCGTGGAAGGCGGCCACACCCTCGACCTGCCGGGGGTGTCGCTGGACCAGAGCCTCGGGGCTCGCATGATCACGGAACATCTCCTCGCCTCGGGCCACGCCACCGTGTGGCATGTCGCGGGCCCTCCCGACTGGCTGGAGAGCGAGGCCCGCACCCAGGGATGGGAGGACGCGCTCCGCGATGCCGGCGCCGAGGTGCCGCCCCTGCTGCGCGGCGACTGGAGTCCGCTGTCGGGATACCAGGCCGGCCAGCAGCTCGCGGGTCGATTCCGGTCGTCACAAGGGCGGGGAGCGGCCCTCACCGCGGTGTTCGTCGCCAACGACCAGATGGCCCTCGGTGTCCTACGGGCCTTGCGGGAGGCCGGCCTGCGCACGCCGGAGGACGTGGCGGTCGCCGGATTCGACGACATCCCCGAGGCCGAGTTCTTCCCGCCCCCGCTGACGACGATCCGTCAGGACTTCGCCTCGATCGGCCGCGCCAGCATCGGGCTGCTCCTGGACCACATCGAGGGCCGGACCGACGAGTCGACGCACCTGGTGGTGGCGCCCGAGCTCATCGTGCGCGCCAGCACGGCCCGCAGGGTCACTCCCCCCGGCGAATGA